A single region of the Pararge aegeria chromosome 20, ilParAegt1.1, whole genome shotgun sequence genome encodes:
- the LOC120632897 gene encoding sperm acrosomal protein FSA-ACR.1-like → MFHNTIILSVLTELNSTAQHSTGQDSTAVTAQLSQHSTEQDSTAQDRDSTAQHRIALHCTAQDSTAQHRTAQHSTAQHSPEQHKTGQDSKPGQQRTAQHSTEKYSTAQDSTGQDSTGQHSTVQHRTAQVSTKREPNGTERNRTLTGYRCFAGSSNIHGRGPISIGAKKLA, encoded by the exons ATGTTCCACAACACTATTATTCTGTCAGTACTTACAGAGTTgaacagcacagcacagcacagtaCAGGACAGGACAGCACAGCTGTCACAGCACAGCtgtcacagcacagcacagaacAGGACAGCACAGCACAGGACAGggacagcacagcacagcacaggaTAGCACTGCACTGCACAGCACAggacagcacagcacagcacaggacagcacagcacagcacagcacaacACAGCCCAGAACAGCACAAGACAGGACAGGACAGCAAGCCAGGACAGCAAAggacagcacagcacagcacagaaaAGTACAGCACAGCACAGGACAGCACAGGACAGGACAGCACAGGACAGCACAGCACAGTACAGCACAGGACAGCACAGGTCAGCACAAAACGGGAACCGAACGGAACGGAACGGAACAGAACTTTAA ctggatatAGGTGTTTTGCTGGGAGTTCCAACATCCACGGTCGTGGGCCAATTTCCATTGGCGCCAAGAAACTCGCTTGA
- the LOC120632609 gene encoding uncharacterized protein LOC120632609: protein MWFIILTLTLCVLVSSVEVNKSSDSNLFEDSVNTNCDGDFPWTSTEYKYLGIVPFTDYNKKCIQAISKSCATSHQIDFSRGAIELNVYLRLLFNKSGLKVTVFNENNVLVIDYELSRLKNNYTDGWNKILLHPEESIIGYINLKGCTDKGEIIVVDTYQYFSTKKTQNESAKIKFNVVNENFNALQLLNKRNESLLNKTTNVSKIYSKKRFIRSVEDTLTTDGEANPDTVATVTQTIKQEPGESVTSTEPTTKELDEGGNTVTSKPLTTEPEEDGNITSTESTTTNATKDPEFNPTDGPEQDNNTKTTESDSSTQEQGNNFWTPLTITLVAVGCFVVLSVTAVTAYHCGKMSSSKGDTDFIIEEDIVPKAIIPRVKNINRFEV from the exons ATGtggtttataattttaacattgaCGCTTTGCGTCCTAGTCTCATCCGTAGAAGTAAACAAATCATCGGATTCCAATCTTTTTGAAGACTCAGTCAATACAAACTGTGATGGTGATTTCCCGTGGACTTCGACTGAGTACAAATACCTTGGGATTGTGCCTTTTACTGACTACAATAAAAAATGCATCCAAGCCATATCCAAAAGTTGTGCTACGTCACACCAAATCGATTTCTCTCGTGGTGCTATAGAACTAAATGTGTACCTTCGATTACTTTTCAATAAAAGTGGCCTAAAAGTGACAGTGTTCAATGAAAATAATGTTCTTGTAATAGATTATGAATTAAGTAGGTTAAAGAATAATTACACTGATGGTtggaataaaattttactgcatCCAGAAGAAAGTATCATCGGATAT ATAAATCTAAAAGGTTGTACAGATAAAGGTGAAATCATTGTAGTAGATACGTATCAATACTTTTCTACAAAGAAAACACAAAATGAATCGGCaaagattaaatttaatgttgtgaatgaaaattttaatgctcttcaattattaaataaaagaaatgaatcattattaaataaaacaacaaatgtGAGTAAAATTTATTCAAAGAAAAGATTCATAAGATCGGTAGAAGACACATTAACTACTGATGGAGAAGCAAATCCTGATACAGTGGCAACTGTAACTCAAACCATAAAACAAGAACCAGGTGAATCTGTAACGTCTACTGAACCTACGACCAAAGAGCTTGACGAAGGTGGCAATACAGTGACTAGCAAACCTTTGACTACAGAACCTGAAGAAGACGGCAATATAACAAGTACTGAATCTACAACAACAAATGCAACAAAAGATCCTGAGTTCAATCCAACAGATGGTCCAGAACAAGACAATAATACAAAAACCACTGAATCTGATTCTTCGACACAAGAACAAGGAAATAATTTCTGGACTCCATTAACCATTACTTTAGTTGCAGTTGGGTGTTTCGTAGTTTTATCAGTAACCGCGGTTACAGCATATCATTGTGGAAAAATGAGTTCTAGTAAAGGTGACACTGACTTTATAATTGAGGAGGATATAGTACCAAAAGCTATTATTCCACGCGTCAAGAACATTAATCGATTCGAGGTGTAA
- the LOC120632622 gene encoding glycine-rich cell wall structural protein-like, translated as MYFLHIITLLCLINVAVCLVDNDLYTSSRRGGGYGLLKPGYEGSGGYGGGYGGGYGSPGYGGNYPGQSQTGYGGGYNGYPGGYGGYGQNNAGYGGYRPGYDNRPGYNYPGSAGYPGSVGYPGSTGYPGSTSYPGSIGYPSSAGYPGYRPSYQRPGYDRPYGNNYGGYSGFGDSFRSLNARAGDSKKPL; from the exons atgtattttctg caCATAATAACACTGCTGTGCTTAATCAACGTGGCAGTGTGTCTCGTGGACAATGACCTCTACACCTCGAGCAGGCGCGGAGGTGGTTACGGGTTGTTGAAACCCGGTTACGAAGGCTCCGGAGGCTATGGAGGGGGGTACGGCGGAGGGTACGGCAGTCCCGGCTACGGGGGCAACTATCCTGGTCAATCTCAGACTGGTTACGGAG GCGGATATAACGGATATCCGGGCGGATATGGCGGATATGGACAGAACAATGCCGGATACGGAG GTTATCGCCCCGGCTACGACAACCGTCCTGGGTACAACTATCCTGGATCAGCCGGTTACCCGGGATCTGTAGGTTACCCTGGATCCACCGGTTACCCTGGATCTACCAGTTACCCCGGATCAATTGGTTACCCTAGCTCAGCGGGATACCCGGGCTACAGGCCCAGTTACCAAAGACCCGGCTACGACAGACCCTACGGCAACAATTACGGTGGCTACAGCGGTTTTGGTGACAGCTTTAGATCTCTAAATGCAAGAGCGGGGGACTCCAAAAAACCTctctaa